Proteins encoded together in one Tateyamaria omphalii window:
- a CDS encoding ATP-grasp domain-containing protein codes for MADIILATSLLWPEPISDAPLRHALLAAGHSSASVPWNGDNQPPFYSADLVVLRSCWDYYKAPRTFLDWLDRLEVDSVPVRNRLPLVRWNFDKSYLIELREAGFNVPETRLVDPTDHVAIRSIMAEEGWRKAVRKPVSGQTGHFVDVLDVADFEDWPASIMPTERALLQEFEEDVAVLGETLLYFFNGRFSYAVQRLPEPQMGLTRIEVSVPEEVVRQAAAIVSSVDPLPLYARIDGLIRGNTFKLMELELIEPSFAFEAAPDKANEFARAIERELS; via the coding sequence ATGGCCGATATCATCCTTGCCACGAGCCTGCTTTGGCCTGAACCCATCAGTGATGCGCCGTTGCGGCATGCGCTGTTGGCAGCTGGCCACTCATCCGCATCGGTGCCTTGGAATGGTGACAATCAGCCGCCATTCTACAGCGCGGATTTGGTCGTGTTGCGGTCGTGTTGGGACTATTACAAAGCGCCGCGGACATTCCTGGACTGGCTGGATCGTCTTGAGGTGGATAGTGTCCCGGTGCGCAATCGCTTGCCATTGGTGCGCTGGAATTTCGACAAGTCCTATCTGATTGAATTGCGCGAGGCAGGTTTCAACGTGCCTGAAACCAGATTGGTTGATCCCACAGACCACGTGGCGATCCGCTCGATCATGGCAGAAGAGGGTTGGCGCAAAGCAGTCCGAAAACCGGTATCAGGACAGACGGGTCATTTTGTTGATGTTCTTGATGTCGCTGATTTCGAGGATTGGCCAGCCAGCATCATGCCAACCGAACGCGCCTTGCTGCAAGAGTTTGAGGAGGATGTAGCCGTGCTGGGAGAAACGCTGCTGTATTTCTTCAATGGGCGGTTTTCTTACGCTGTGCAACGGTTGCCTGAACCCCAGATGGGTCTGACGCGGATCGAGGTTTCAGTGCCCGAAGAGGTCGTGAGGCAAGCCGCAGCGATCGTGTCGTCAGTGGACCCTCTACCGCTTTATGCGCGCATTGATGGTTTGATCCGCGGAAACACGTTCAAGCTGATGGAATTGGAGTTGATCGAACCCAGCTTTGCGTTCGAGGCAGCGCCTGACAAAGCCAATGAATTTGCCCGGGCCATCGAACGGGAGTTGTCCTGA
- a CDS encoding DinB family protein — protein MARYNAWQNASLVAAADGLSDAARWQARGAFFGSIARTFNHLLWDDALWLARFDGDERPEMRVPVSLETPSDWDAFKALRGARDAEVSAWAEGLSVADLDGVISWYPGGGDVRVEKQAPVCFAHLFNHQTHHRGQIHGMLTAAGAVPEPTDLPMLG, from the coding sequence ATGGCGCGGTACAATGCGTGGCAGAACGCATCTCTTGTGGCGGCGGCGGACGGTTTGAGCGATGCAGCGCGTTGGCAGGCGCGGGGAGCGTTTTTCGGCTCTATTGCTAGGACTTTCAATCATTTGCTTTGGGACGATGCGTTGTGGCTGGCCCGGTTTGATGGGGATGAGCGGCCTGAGATGCGCGTGCCGGTGTCTTTGGAGACCCCAAGCGATTGGGATGCGTTCAAGGCGCTGCGAGGTGCGCGGGATGCGGAGGTGTCGGCCTGGGCAGAGGGGCTGTCGGTGGCTGATCTCGACGGTGTGATTTCCTGGTATCCCGGTGGTGGCGATGTGCGCGTTGAAAAACAGGCGCCGGTATGTTTTGCGCATTTGTTCAACCATCAGACCCATCATCGGGGGCAGATCCATGGGATGTTGACGGCAGCCGGGGCTGTGCCGGAGCCGACGGATTTGCCGATGTTGGGGTAG
- a CDS encoding AAA family ATPase codes for MFTHTDLAQLQAQSLKMQGFIRQQTYSPESEKTLRRFSSWEVAELVFKANQSTLRGRLAADPSLPQGTVEEDGRQRWYSLDEINELRRRIKVNRKSMMPYRPANKRAIRAAIANFKGGAGKSTTALHFAHAAALDGYRVLCVDFDPQATLSHSMGLSDVAEEYTVWGIMARDLGHETDRMNSAIRGAESGTALPQRKLPAAITDMGLNDLRASDFIKPTNWPTIDIVPSCANAAFVEFASAQYRHINPEWSFFAAVSRFLDQIAPDTYDLILFDCPPAIGYQSMNAVFAADVLYIPSGPGYWEYDSTTSFIGQLSEALEDLSRFNGLVPAGTMTLPKTFLDLRFLLTRYEPGNELHRAMQGAFQKVFGDRVCEHPIEMTRAVEQSGRFLSSIYEIDYRDMTRETWRRARASFDRAYEEFKTNLGTAWDQLEDEA; via the coding sequence ATGTTCACGCACACAGACCTCGCCCAACTCCAGGCGCAATCCCTCAAGATGCAGGGCTTTATCCGCCAGCAAACCTACTCGCCCGAAAGCGAAAAGACCCTCCGCCGCTTCTCAAGCTGGGAGGTGGCAGAACTTGTTTTCAAAGCGAACCAAAGCACCCTCCGCGGTCGCCTCGCCGCCGATCCGTCCCTGCCCCAAGGCACGGTCGAAGAAGACGGCCGCCAACGCTGGTACTCCCTCGACGAGATCAACGAGCTGCGCCGCCGCATCAAGGTCAATCGCAAGTCGATGATGCCCTACCGCCCCGCGAACAAACGCGCCATCCGCGCCGCCATCGCCAACTTCAAAGGGGGGGCGGGCAAATCCACAACCGCGCTGCACTTCGCCCACGCCGCAGCATTGGATGGCTACCGCGTGCTGTGTGTCGACTTCGACCCGCAGGCCACGCTCAGCCACTCCATGGGCCTCAGCGATGTGGCCGAGGAATACACCGTCTGGGGCATCATGGCCCGCGACTTGGGCCATGAAACCGACCGCATGAACTCCGCCATCCGAGGCGCGGAATCGGGCACCGCCCTGCCCCAGCGCAAGTTACCGGCGGCGATCACCGACATGGGCCTCAACGACCTGCGCGCCAGCGACTTCATCAAGCCGACGAACTGGCCCACCATCGACATCGTGCCGTCCTGCGCCAACGCCGCCTTTGTCGAATTTGCCTCCGCCCAATACCGGCACATCAACCCGGAATGGTCCTTTTTCGCCGCGGTCTCGCGCTTTCTCGACCAGATCGCGCCCGACACCTACGACCTCATCCTCTTCGATTGCCCGCCCGCCATCGGCTACCAGTCCATGAACGCGGTCTTCGCCGCCGACGTGCTCTATATTCCCTCCGGCCCCGGCTACTGGGAATACGATTCGACCACATCCTTTATCGGCCAACTGTCCGAAGCACTCGAAGATCTGTCGCGCTTCAACGGACTTGTCCCCGCGGGGACAATGACCTTGCCAAAGACGTTCCTTGACCTGCGCTTCCTGCTCACCCGGTACGAGCCCGGCAACGAATTGCACCGCGCGATGCAGGGTGCATTCCAAAAAGTGTTCGGCGACCGCGTCTGTGAACACCCCATCGAAATGACCCGCGCCGTCGAACAATCCGGGCGATTCCTGAGCAGTATCTACGAAATAGATTACCGAGACATGACCCGCGAAACCTGGCGCCGCGCCCGCGCCTCTTTTGACCGGGCGTACGAAGAATTCAAAACGAACCTGGGAACAGCCTGGGACCAATTGGAGGATGAGGCATGA
- a CDS encoding ParB/RepB/Spo0J family partition protein codes for MSKRRVFDIDFEPDAGPGPEAETPPQPASETRRGPMAAAISENADALTERHSAEAEIRAENDRLAHEYVSLKRDGAIVARVPLGDVAMQKLTRDRSTNRDPDLEELKTSIRDLGLSNPIQVEDTGEGYELIQGFRRLSAYKSLYEETGDEKYSAIPAVLVAKGEALEKLYRRMVDENMVRRDISFAEMGQLASSYARQMDLELNDAIAVLFASAGRQKRHYIGSFSLLMDKLGARLQFPEAIPRALGLKLIKALEEQPRTAQQLNVLLEHQKPTDAVAELAVLNKAVAPKPAGEQAAPSTSSKTTIKLNRKSGAVKVIGAKGKIELQMNRDFGAVDPRKLEAAVRALLEQLDL; via the coding sequence ATGAGCAAGCGCCGCGTATTCGACATTGACTTCGAACCCGATGCAGGCCCCGGCCCCGAGGCAGAAACACCGCCTCAACCAGCGTCCGAAACCCGCCGCGGCCCCATGGCCGCCGCCATTTCGGAAAATGCCGATGCACTCACAGAACGACACTCTGCCGAAGCAGAAATCCGCGCCGAAAATGACCGGCTTGCCCACGAATATGTGTCTCTAAAAAGGGACGGCGCCATCGTCGCCCGCGTTCCCCTCGGGGACGTCGCGATGCAGAAACTCACGCGCGATCGCAGTACCAATCGCGACCCCGACCTCGAAGAGCTCAAGACGTCGATCCGCGATCTTGGCCTGTCGAATCCGATCCAGGTCGAAGACACCGGCGAAGGCTACGAGTTGATCCAGGGCTTCCGCCGCCTCAGCGCCTATAAATCGCTCTACGAAGAGACCGGGGATGAGAAGTATTCAGCGATCCCTGCCGTGCTGGTGGCCAAGGGCGAAGCGCTCGAAAAACTCTACCGCCGCATGGTCGACGAAAACATGGTGCGGCGCGACATCTCCTTTGCCGAAATGGGCCAGCTCGCGTCCAGTTACGCCCGCCAGATGGACCTCGAATTGAACGACGCCATCGCCGTTCTCTTTGCGTCCGCCGGGCGGCAAAAGCGTCACTACATAGGCAGTTTCAGTCTCTTGATGGACAAGCTGGGCGCACGTCTTCAGTTCCCCGAAGCGATCCCGCGCGCGCTTGGCCTGAAACTGATCAAGGCGCTCGAGGAACAGCCGCGCACCGCTCAACAACTCAACGTCCTGCTTGAGCATCAAAAGCCCACGGATGCCGTCGCAGAACTGGCGGTGTTGAACAAGGCCGTTGCACCGAAGCCGGCCGGAGAACAGGCCGCGCCCTCCACGTCGTCCAAAACCACAATCAAGCTGAATCGCAAGTCCGGCGCGGTCAAGGTCATCGGCGCCAAGGGCAAGATCGAATTGCAGATGAACCGCGACTTCGGCGCCGTCGATCCCCGCAAGCTTGAAGCCGCGGTGCGCGCTCTTCTGGAACAGCTGGATCTGTAA
- the bchO gene encoding alpha/beta fold hydrolase BchO produces MDWSQIKNWPNAELSRRGQGPVHRWHIQEAGAGKTVLMLHGAGGSTHSYRDLIPTLAGSFRVIALDLPGHGFTQLGARHRCGLDAMAQDVQRLCDQEGWAPDAIIGHSAGGAVALRLAESDLSPRGQTPLVIGINAATEQFKGVAGLLFPVMAKALAAVPFTASLFSGASANPERIKALIGSTGSDLDAEGLDLYRRLVGDRNHVDGTLLMMAQWRLDPLLARLPDHPAQVHLLVGDKDTTVPPTVSRNAATRMRDATVHLLEGLGHLAHEERPVETAALIRDIIRDGLR; encoded by the coding sequence ATGGACTGGTCCCAGATCAAAAACTGGCCCAATGCGGAACTGTCCCGGCGGGGACAGGGGCCGGTCCACCGGTGGCACATCCAGGAAGCGGGCGCCGGAAAGACCGTGCTCATGCTGCATGGCGCGGGCGGCTCGACCCATTCCTACCGCGACCTCATCCCAACTCTGGCTGGCAGCTTCCGCGTGATTGCTCTGGATCTGCCGGGACACGGCTTCACGCAGCTGGGCGCACGACATCGGTGTGGGCTGGATGCAATGGCACAGGACGTTCAACGGCTCTGCGATCAGGAAGGCTGGGCACCGGATGCGATCATTGGCCACTCGGCAGGCGGCGCGGTGGCCCTGCGGCTTGCGGAAAGCGATTTGTCCCCGCGGGGACAAACGCCACTTGTGATCGGGATCAATGCGGCGACGGAGCAGTTCAAGGGCGTTGCCGGACTGCTATTTCCGGTGATGGCAAAGGCGCTGGCCGCCGTTCCCTTTACCGCCTCGTTGTTCTCGGGCGCGTCAGCCAATCCGGAGCGGATCAAAGCGCTGATCGGGTCGACAGGCTCTGACCTGGATGCCGAAGGCCTCGACCTGTATCGCCGCCTGGTTGGCGATCGGAACCATGTAGACGGCACGCTTTTGATGATGGCGCAGTGGCGGCTGGATCCATTGCTCGCGCGGCTGCCGGACCACCCGGCGCAGGTGCATCTGCTTGTGGGGGACAAGGACACGACCGTGCCGCCGACGGTGTCGCGGAATGCAGCGACGCGCATGCGCGATGCCACGGTGCATCTGCTGGAGGGCCTCGGGCATCTGGCACATGAGGAGCGACCGGTAGAAACCGCCGCGCTGATCCGTGACATCATCCGGGATGGGTTGCGATAG
- a CDS encoding magnesium chelatase subunit D, translated as MTTDTWHNAALALKLLALDPQGLGGAVIRMRASPDRDALLAGFTPALPIRKLPITIPDDQLFGGIDLTATLSSAQLIENKSFFNDPVIAQIPMAERCPPALAAKLAQAADQSLTQGFLLIDEGIEPDERAPDPLADRCAFHLAPEGRNPLVPAGTNSSVPAGTLVKTADAILQLTLLATRFGITSLRAPTLALRTARAHAQLMGRDHLTDTDLEIAATLVYPHRATLIPEDPEDRQSPPPPRESEDCPRGDTQENDAIPDADMLVDAVKSALPPDLLNGLVPAGTTRKSGGAGAGQKRTSNRRGRPLPSRPGRLDGTSRIDLISTLRAAAPWQPLRRQQQPDRRGLLIRPSDIRLKRYAEQSDRLLIFAVDASGSAAMSRLNEAKGAIELLLADAYASRDHVALIAFRGTEAETLLPPTRSLVQTKRRLSALPGGGGTPLASGLQHALLLAQQSKGKGLTPTVILITDGRANIALDGTANRAQAADDATAMATALRASKTAALVIDMSNRPQRALQDLSHALDAPYVALPRADAQRLSGAVTSALDG; from the coding sequence ATGACCACCGACACCTGGCATAACGCGGCCCTCGCGCTCAAACTCCTGGCCCTGGACCCGCAGGGCCTCGGCGGCGCCGTCATCCGCATGCGCGCCAGCCCCGACCGCGACGCCCTGCTGGCGGGCTTCACCCCTGCCCTGCCCATCCGCAAACTCCCCATCACCATCCCCGACGACCAACTCTTCGGCGGCATCGACCTCACAGCCACGCTTTCATCCGCGCAACTCATTGAAAATAAATCTTTTTTCAATGATCCCGTCATTGCCCAGATCCCCATGGCCGAACGCTGCCCCCCAGCCCTCGCCGCCAAGCTCGCCCAAGCCGCAGATCAGTCTCTAACACAGGGATTTTTACTCATTGACGAAGGGATCGAGCCCGATGAACGCGCCCCCGATCCCCTCGCCGACCGCTGCGCCTTCCACCTCGCACCCGAGGGGCGAAACCCACTTGTCCCCGCGGGGACAAACTCATCTGTCCCCGCGGGGACACTCGTAAAAACCGCCGACGCCATCCTCCAGCTGACACTGCTCGCCACCCGCTTCGGCATAACGTCCTTGCGCGCTCCAACCCTCGCCCTGCGCACTGCCCGCGCGCACGCCCAACTCATGGGCCGCGACCATCTCACAGACACCGACCTCGAGATCGCCGCCACCCTCGTCTACCCCCACCGTGCCACGCTCATTCCCGAAGACCCGGAAGACCGGCAAAGCCCCCCTCCCCCGCGGGAGTCCGAAGACTGTCCCCGCGGGGACACCCAGGAAAACGATGCGATTCCCGATGCCGATATGCTGGTCGACGCGGTCAAATCGGCACTCCCCCCCGACCTGCTGAACGGACTTGTCCCCGCGGGGACAACCCGGAAATCCGGCGGCGCAGGCGCCGGTCAAAAGCGCACCAGCAACCGCCGCGGCCGCCCCCTGCCCTCGCGGCCCGGACGGCTCGACGGCACCTCGCGCATCGACCTGATCTCAACCCTCCGCGCCGCAGCCCCCTGGCAACCCTTGCGCCGCCAGCAGCAACCGGACCGCAGGGGCCTCCTCATCCGGCCCTCCGACATCCGCCTCAAACGCTACGCCGAACAATCCGACCGCCTTCTGATCTTTGCCGTCGACGCCTCCGGCTCTGCCGCCATGTCGCGTCTGAACGAGGCGAAGGGCGCCATCGAGCTCCTATTGGCTGATGCCTACGCCAGCCGCGACCACGTCGCCCTGATCGCCTTCCGAGGCACCGAAGCCGAAACGCTCCTGCCCCCCACCCGCTCACTCGTCCAAACCAAGCGTCGCCTCTCCGCCCTGCCCGGCGGCGGCGGCACACCGCTCGCCTCCGGCCTGCAACACGCGCTCCTGCTCGCCCAGCAAAGCAAGGGCAAGGGCCTCACCCCGACCGTTATCCTGATCACAGACGGACGCGCCAACATCGCATTAGACGGCACCGCAAACCGCGCCCAAGCCGCAGATGACGCAACCGCCATGGCAACCGCGCTTCGCGCGTCCAAAACGGCCGCGCTAGTGATCGACATGTCCAACCGCCCGCAACGGGCTTTACAAGACCTCAGCCACGCCCTCGACGCGCCTTATGTGGCCTTGCCAAGGGCGGATGCGCAGCGTCTAAGTGGTGCCGTGACGTCGGCGTTGGATGGCTGA
- the bchI gene encoding magnesium chelatase ATPase subunit I gives MTKTPFPFSAIVGQEDMKQAMILTAVDPGIGGVLVFGDRGTGKSTAVRALAALLPPITAVQGCPINAETHDACPDWANIETKKTHKIPTPVIDLPLGATEDRVVGALDIERALTRGEKAFEPGLLARANRGYLYIDEVNLLEDHIVDLLLDVAQSGENVVEREGLSIRHPARFVLVGSGNPEEGELRPQLLDRFGLSVEVRSPNDVAERIEVIKRRDAFESDFDTFMAHYTKEDAKIRRKILAARKLLPQIETPDDILHDCAELCIALGSDGLRGELTLLRAARALAAYGKKTTLTRQHLKQIAPIALSHRLRRDPLDEAGSTTRVTRTVDAVLA, from the coding sequence ATGACGAAAACCCCCTTCCCCTTCTCCGCCATCGTCGGGCAGGAGGATATGAAACAGGCCATGATCCTCACCGCCGTCGATCCCGGCATCGGTGGCGTTCTGGTCTTCGGCGACCGGGGCACTGGTAAATCCACCGCCGTGCGCGCGCTGGCCGCGCTCCTGCCCCCGATCACGGCTGTCCAGGGCTGCCCGATCAACGCCGAAACGCACGACGCGTGCCCCGATTGGGCAAATATAGAGACGAAAAAGACCCACAAGATCCCCACACCCGTCATCGACCTGCCCCTGGGTGCCACCGAAGACCGCGTGGTGGGTGCCCTCGACATCGAACGCGCCCTCACGCGCGGCGAAAAAGCGTTCGAACCGGGTCTCCTCGCCCGCGCCAATCGCGGCTACCTCTATATTGACGAGGTCAACCTGCTCGAGGATCACATCGTCGACCTCCTGCTCGACGTCGCCCAATCCGGCGAAAACGTGGTCGAACGCGAAGGGCTCAGCATCCGCCATCCCGCCCGTTTCGTGCTGGTGGGCAGCGGCAACCCAGAAGAGGGCGAGTTGCGCCCCCAACTGCTCGACCGCTTTGGCCTGTCTGTCGAAGTGCGCAGCCCGAACGACGTGGCCGAGCGCATCGAGGTCATCAAACGCCGCGACGCCTTTGAAAGTGACTTCGACACATTCATGGCGCACTACACCAAGGAAGACGCCAAGATCCGGCGCAAGATCCTCGCCGCCCGCAAGCTCCTACCCCAGATCGAGACGCCCGACGACATCTTGCACGACTGCGCCGAGCTGTGCATCGCATTGGGCAGCGACGGCTTGCGCGGCGAACTGACCCTGCTGCGCGCCGCCCGTGCGCTGGCCGCTTATGGCAAGAAAACGACCCTAACCCGGCAGCACTTGAAGCAAATCGCCCCCATCGCCCTGTCGCACCGCCTCCGCCGCGACCCGCTGGACGAGGCCGGCAGCACCACCCGCGTCACCCGCACGGTCGACGCCGTCCTCGCATGA